DNA from Plutella xylostella chromosome 19, ilPluXylo3.1, whole genome shotgun sequence:
ttggaCCCCGATATTGGGCAAGACACGCACAAGGCACCACTGGTAAAGTCTAGGTCATTCGACACTTTAGAGCGGGCTAGGCACCTAGAGGACTGCCGTGAGGTAGGGTCACGCGCAGTCGATGCCGTAGCCCGTGGCCGAATGATCGAGAGCCAGTGGTCACCGAGTGGGGCTGCCGCGAGAGGTGGGGACAAGAACAAAAGACCGCTTCGCTGGCTAGGGACGGGAGCGCGTCGATAATTTGAAGAATTATCGACGCCGAAGATTAGGTTATCGATAAAGTCGATACCTTTAAAAAGggaatttacaattaaattatgaagttaattattatgatgtaagttatttatttggaagaaataaataacgttacatTACCCCCCTTTCTGCCCAAGGATTTTGACCTCCTAAAAGTCAAAATCCGCAGTTTAACTAATTCTTCTTCATAATTAAAAGAAACTACATACACATTCATACTTCTCTTGCAAAAATCTTTCATACTTTCAATCATAATAAGCCTTATCAAACATTTAGAGAATAATAAGGCCACCTTACATTCAAAGaggcagcaaatataataatttgcttACTCAAGTAgaatcattatttaaaaagaaaatattctaaactgagggtagaatttaaaaaataaagttaacgatttttagtcaataaatttaaaaacaaggaATTTAAGGTAGATGTCAATGGGTTTAaatgaaagtaaatatttatcatATCCGAAAATCTAAAGCTATAGCGAAAAGCGtcatttttaaaactactgtgtgatcaggtctacttaacTCATTGATTCCGTTCTGttacaaaatcaattaaagTAGACAGTTTTTCTCAAGTACacagtaaattaaataagcaaAGCATAAAAGATGCAGCTGAAAAGAAAATGCAACTATTGTActgtgttaaataaaatttaaaggtgacaatcaaataaatatttttaaaagtaaaatattatcgaTATCAAAAGTTTTGAATAAACTACAGCACTACATTAAAAACACAGTACCACAGTTACGAGGTGTAGcgggaataaaataaattgacgAAAAGAAGTCTTTACAAGTTGCACGCACACAAAACAAGCTACGTTACCAACCAAGAAATGACTGACCGTTAGAACCACGTGGAGGGCGCCAGTGTCGCGCTTTTGAAAAATGGCTAGCTAAGAGGAGAGTAGAAATGAGAAAGCCAGGGTTAAGCTTGACACAAATTTATTAAGAGGTCAAGTGTGGGTTAGGCCTACACTACACGATCAGtcagttttcagttggtacggatagggactcccctgagtcgaagagtatcggcgtggaatcccgataacgcgaccggcgtggaagtcctcttctccagtgcccaggtaggtaggcaggcaggtcacgtggccgttgcgtgcgcgtggcgtgtagctcggctgcgcggcgtggTCAGCAACACGGAGGTAGGGGGTTGCCGAACCAGCACGGAGAGGGCGAGCCGTAGAAGCCACGTAGCAGATCCGTGTAGTCGGTAAACCGTACCGTGGACGTAAGCGTGAACCTTGGAGTAgtagcgtggaccttggagtagtagcgtggaccttggagtagtagcgtggaccttggaCCCCGATATTGGGCAAGACACGCACAAGGCACCACTGGTAAAGTCTAGGTCATTCGACACTTTAGAGCGGGCTAGGCACCTAGAGGACTGCCGTGAGGTAGGGTCACGCGCAGTCGATGCCGTAGCCCGTGGCCGAATGATCGAGAGCCAGTGGTCACCGAGTGGGGCTGCCGCGAGAGGTGGGGACAAGAACAAAAGACCGCTTCGCTGGCTAGGGACGGGAGCGCGTCGATAATTTGAAGAATTATCGACGCCGAAGATTAGGTTATCGATAAAGTCGATACCTTTAAAAAGggaatttacaattaaattatgaagttaattattatgatgtaagttatttatttggaagaaataaataacgttacaatatgtatattaatatAACGGCTAAGATAACAGTGATTGATGTGTTATGGTGTTATCTGTCATCATCAACGGTGATGTCCAACCTATGTCATTTATTGTGTTTATAGCACTAGCAATCGCGCCATACGCATATCATTACGTTTTCTGATGTCTTCATAAATCTCTATAAAATAGTAGTCATATATTATTGAGATTAAGATATGACTGCTCGAAAATACCCCCGAACCCGAACTTGTTGTCTTTATAACGGCTGCTGACGGCATTTCTCCGGTAGATATCGATACATGTGCAACATGTTATATCGGCTTACgtacgtaggtttcggcttagtaataccctttttgtaacaccctgtcatcatcatcatcatcagccactactggacataggtctctgccaacctgtataaatgtttaattctGTGTTTGTACAGGTGGTGGGTCTCTCGGAGGTGggtggcgcgggcgcgggcgaggCGCGCTGCGGGCGGCGGCTGGTGTCGGGGCTGTTCTCCCGGCCGCGGCTGCCGCTCGGCTACTCCCTCGTGGCCACGGTGCCGCGCGGCGCCTGCCGGCTCAACGTCTCCGAGATCCTGCCCACTGACAACTACATCGGTTAGTATGTGACTGTGTGTGGTCGCAGGTTGATCTTACGGAGGTGGGCGAAACCAACTTTAGTCGAAAGTAAGTAATCTCCAGAGAagtatgcagagctgaccgcCAACCTCCAGTTGTGAAGaggcactagaagaagaaggTAATCTTCAAAATTTGGTtgcatttatgtttttatctaATAGTTTCGTGAATGATCCAAGAGTTATTGCTTTTCAGTGGGATGGGAACCATTGACCATGAACTAGAAGAAGACGGTCCACTAATCATCCACATTGTAAACTAAATCATCAATTAATTATTCGCGGATCCGTACCTACTGTTAAAGCCGCCGCCCACATCCTTTTGTATCAATATGAATACTCTAATTTATCTTACCTTTCAATTACTGAACGGTTCACAATAGGTGAATCTATTTAATTATTGCATTGTGCGCGGTATCCTTTTAGGCTGTGTCCGCACAGCGATATTTCACCGCGCGATATTAATTCTTGCAAATCTATATATTCCGACGCCTGTTTTTTTCCGCCAGTGCGGATACTCGTATAATATTCAATGTTTTACATAATTACGAAAAAAACCACGCGGTGAAATATCGCTGTGCGGACACAGCTTAGAGTTTTATTGCTTACGATCAATGGCATTTGATGGATTTCAGCGTTGAAGCTGTCGAATTCTTCGTACATAATGAACGGTGAGTTCGCGGTGAGCACCCCGGGCTCGTACGACGCGGCCGGCGCCCGCTTCCAGTACTCCCGCGTCGGAGATCTGGACTCGGTGTACGCGCACGGGCCTATTCTACATGCTGTTGATATTATGGTACGTTATTGTTTAAGTTTATTCGTAACAGTGTCTgaacagaccggccaaacgaacgccaacgaacgggtttcgttgactttcgttgctgcaatctgccctgtattatgtatgataaatatccatcgttgggtgTTCGTTAAGCATTCGTTGGGctggtctgtacgcagcttgaTAAGCTGGATGACtacctctagagaaatactatcgtataatttatgtatagatAAAAACTAATACGGTTAATGTGTTCCAGATTCTTTATACGCAACCGAATCCAAGTATAAAGTACGAATATTACACGGAATCTATCCCGGGAGAATTGGACACTGAATCTCGATTGAGCACCGACCCAGAGGCTCCTTCCACTAGTGCACCGAAACATGTGAGACGCCATCACGCATTCAGGACTCGCCCAAGACTGCCTGAAGGTATTCCGAGATATGCTGAACCAGCTGTCGTATCGAAAGAAGATACAGATGAATTTGGGGAAGACAACTTGGTAGGATCTCGGATGTTCATGTGGAAGATCTTGGCGTACACACAGTGCAGTCGCACCTGCGGCGGTGGAATACAGGTGAAgaagtaattattttaaaacaagtaAAACAGTAAGTAGACGAAGAAAACTGTGTTATTCAGAAAATTCATTTTTTGAGGTGTTATAGGCGCCAGTTCTAAACTTCAAACAaacttccgtttgaaagcgtttttCCAAAAACTGCCATTGGCCATCCCCCTGGTCATGCTAATTCCAAATTcggaagttatgatttttttttcaactagTCGCGCTAGTTCTGCGTATTGGTATAACGCCTTAAACAATACGGCTTCTACTCTAGTCTATGGCTTCTAcaacgaaattataatttaaataactattttaaaaatgttagttGTTTAAGTTGCTGGTGTTccagttgaaataaataagtaaataaaaaaaaacacttcaaTCTATACCTAACAAATTGTCCGTTTTTAGATCGGAAAGTTCCGTTGCGTAGAGAGCAGCGCGAACGGATTAGACAGAGAAGTGTCTCCGGTCCACTGCGCTGGGTCTCCTCCCGTGAGTCGCCGCAAGCGCTGCGGCTCCGGCCCGTGTCCCCCGCGCTGGCGCGCCGCACCCTGGACCACCTGCCCGCAGTGCGGCCCCGCCACCAGGACCAGGATCGTCGGCTGTGTGCAGGACCACTCCAAGGGTATAACTAAAGTGAGAATGCCGTTTTCTTTTGGACCACAGCAATTGTAACCGACCCATTAGTAATTAACAatctttagtgccaatttctctattgtcggttagagcataaccaagTATTAGCGgctgacttttgacacatctgtcaagaatgatatatgaagatgacgtataattgattaacCAGTCCCGGTCGGTTAGaaaaccgacaatggagaaattgtggTAACCTCACAGGACGCAAGATTGGACTAAATCATTTTTGCCAGCTTGAGTGCAATTATGAAGCTAAATAGCAAAGTAATAAAGAAACATATCCTTCGTTTCAGATAAACGACCACAAATGCCCAGCTCCTAAGCCAGAAACCATTCAGAATTGTGAGATACCAAACTGCAATAACACTGATGTTGAAGTCAATTCGGAATCAATTGAAGAAATTGACACAAGTCGATTTAATGGGCGTAGAATTCAGACTGATAATTTCCGAGACGGTCCAGTCTACACCGTGAGTGTCAATAACTCGGATGATGTGATTGGTCCCGAATACTCTTATAGTGCCGCTGGAGGGTGGCTCTTTACAGAATGGTCAGAGGTATGTATCACATTTTCATTAAGTACATCTTGAAGAATCTAACTACTTATTGATTTGAGAGCAAATAGAAATTATTTTGTCTCATAGATGCTTAGATTTACAATAtgcgaacaagatggagtggcGGTGCAAAAggaacgtctcgacaaataacacccacTCCtgccactgagctcttattttgaattagttcgggtAGACCATTTGTGACCTTATTCATTAGGTTGTACTTAATATTAGGTAAACGGTTTCACAGTAAACAGAACTCGATcagtttttttctttcttttttattgtaaCGCACCAGTCCAGTGACACACACGCCCAGCAGTGCAAAAAATATAgctacacaaaaaaaaactgacacACCATCtggttcgtatattgttaatctaagcatAGATGATAGAGAtacaatgatgtcgattctgaaggcagaaattctaattttaacgctgtcaaactaaaaaatttgctagcataaaattacatttacggaaacaatcatacagtcgaattttaaacaaagaaattaaggttttgacagcactaaatttagaatttctgccttcagaatcgatatcaatgTTTACTTCCAGTGTGTGGGGTGGTGCGTGGGAGGCGGCGTGCAGACTCGAGGGGTGCGTTGTGCGGACCCTGCAGGGTGCGGTCCAAGACCTGACACTTTCAGGACATGCTCCGT
Protein-coding regions in this window:
- the LOC105388424 gene encoding ADAMTS-like protein 4 — encoded protein: MNENDSTASGLILTSSNALSSLRRSRCFGPAERYRECNTAPCPGGLPGAGRAQQCAAYDHRPFRGRFYHWVPYIDGNSPCTLNCRPLGKQFYATLALVADGTPCTKPGATAVCVQGVCKVVGLSEVGGAGAGEARCGRRLVSGLFSRPRLPLGYSLVATVPRGACRLNVSEILPTDNYIALKLSNSSYIMNGEFAVSTPGSYDAAGARFQYSRVGDLDSVYAHGPILHAVDIMILYTQPNPSIKYEYYTESIPGELDTESRLSTDPEAPSTSAPKHVRRHHAFRTRPRLPEGIPRYAEPAVVSKEDTDEFGEDNLVGSRMFMWKILAYTQCSRTCGGGIQIGKFRCVESSANGLDREVSPVHCAGSPPVSRRKRCGSGPCPPRWRAAPWTTCPQCGPATRTRIVGCVQDHSKGITKINDHKCPAPKPETIQNCEIPNCNNTDVEVNSESIEEIDTSRFNGRRIQTDNFRDGPVYTVSVNNSDDVIGPEYSYSAAGGWLFTEWSECVGWCVGGGVQTRGVRCADPAGCGPRPDTFRTCSVATKCEPYEGHWYTGDWSACSSTCGGKQVRGVLCIGGSGRHLRDAACAGPRPPHERDCGEQCGATWYMSDWSQCTGLCGEGLQRRAVWCGGGGGTLASEDCPQPRPSDQRVCQLHACTANKDAATDASNDSQRIARNEVTNTQEITTESKEYECIDKLNNCGLALQARLCHYKYYTQNCCFSCRGR